One Halalkalicoccus sp. NIPERK01 genomic region harbors:
- a CDS encoding DUF2150 family protein: protein MSTPPEAFYSEERWQNWIDRLKAEEIDPEDEDSARLLLNLQDDAAIAVAKIVSAHEEGDLSEEEAIEELADVREIVLSDVEVENEETAFLIDGVQTSLVCVFAAAEEYLLRGASEEANVEEYVRAAADAEAEEDFDAALGYCAQGGTRIIDGEDLDVSVGEEIEYGFVAEWVNGLDSLQSAMRDPEVIEEEDED, encoded by the coding sequence ATGAGCACCCCGCCGGAAGCGTTCTACTCCGAGGAACGGTGGCAGAACTGGATCGACCGTTTGAAAGCCGAGGAGATCGACCCCGAGGACGAGGACTCGGCGCGCCTCCTCCTGAACCTACAGGACGACGCCGCGATCGCCGTCGCGAAGATCGTCAGCGCCCACGAGGAGGGCGACCTGAGCGAGGAGGAGGCCATCGAGGAACTCGCCGACGTGCGCGAGATCGTCCTCTCGGACGTCGAGGTCGAAAACGAGGAGACCGCGTTCCTGATCGACGGCGTCCAGACGAGCCTCGTCTGCGTGTTCGCCGCCGCCGAGGAGTACCTCCTCCGGGGAGCCAGCGAGGAGGCCAACGTCGAGGAGTACGTCCGCGCCGCGGCCGACGCCGAGGCCGAGGAGGACTTCGACGCCGCGCTCGGCTACTGCGCGCAGGGGGGGACCCGGATCATCGACGGCGAGGACCTCGACGTGAGCGTCGGCGAGGAGATCGAGTACGGCTTCGTCGCCGAGTGGGTCAACGGCCTCGACAGCCTCCAGAGCGCGATGCGCGACCCCGAGGTCATCGAGGAAGAGGACGAGGACTGA
- a CDS encoding PQQ-binding-like beta-propeller repeat protein, translating to MAIEDDKAIRAASDTVVEETELGYQVFNAPDESVLHQTDTDRIPRYDVTQEMLDESGEDEESWLMFSKNYEAHRYTPCETITKDNVGELELEYTMEVGANSSMEGSPVIVPGDPPVMYQTNGPSHVKAIDPREGDVLWSYTFAAPDDAVLCCDDNNRGVAVWRDKIYLTTLDSGVQALNRYTGEEEWYASTADHEEGYSATWAPIVWKGMLFTGSAGGEFGVRGFHCAYNAETGEELWRLENCPEEEYVGESIEQSGGTNWMTATFDPERELLYYNVGNPSPDFNGTVRPGPNKNTCSTLCVDPHDGEIRWAHQESAHDIWDYDSASQRMIIRDLDIDHLDYTGDVVYNGGKTSWTYTMEPETGKLLVRGQPMTQQINMMTMVPHVEEERDYVMLPGLLGGHDWQPPTYCPETGLAYHKTLNTPHEIYWRNEEYKPGEKFWGGIVDVEPDEELVPDEYNGHISAIVAVDPATGKVEWRDWIDSDRYLWGGTMSTASGLLFAGTQNGDVIAYDGETGERLWEYDVSNKAVSGDPVSWYDPGAEKQYIAIQVGGSGFVGRGPRGDQLVVFSLSA from the coding sequence ATGGCAATAGAGGACGATAAAGCGATCCGAGCGGCGAGCGACACCGTCGTCGAGGAGACGGAACTGGGCTATCAGGTGTTCAACGCGCCCGACGAGTCCGTCCTCCACCAGACCGACACCGATCGGATTCCGCGATACGACGTCACCCAGGAGATGCTCGACGAGTCCGGCGAGGACGAGGAGAGCTGGCTGATGTTCTCCAAGAACTACGAGGCGCATCGCTACACACCCTGCGAGACCATCACGAAGGACAATGTAGGAGAACTCGAACTCGAGTACACGATGGAGGTCGGGGCCAACTCCAGCATGGAGGGCTCGCCGGTGATCGTCCCCGGCGACCCCCCGGTGATGTACCAGACCAACGGGCCGAGCCACGTGAAGGCGATCGACCCCCGCGAGGGCGACGTCCTCTGGAGCTACACGTTCGCCGCGCCCGACGACGCGGTGCTCTGTTGTGACGACAACAACCGCGGCGTGGCGGTCTGGAGGGACAAGATCTACCTGACGACTCTCGATTCGGGCGTTCAGGCGCTGAACCGCTACACCGGCGAGGAGGAGTGGTACGCGAGCACCGCCGACCACGAGGAGGGCTATTCGGCGACCTGGGCCCCGATCGTCTGGAAGGGGATGCTCTTTACGGGCAGCGCCGGCGGCGAGTTCGGCGTCCGCGGGTTCCACTGTGCGTACAACGCCGAGACCGGCGAGGAGCTCTGGCGCCTCGAGAACTGCCCCGAGGAGGAGTACGTCGGCGAGAGCATCGAGCAGTCCGGCGGGACCAACTGGATGACGGCGACGTTCGACCCCGAGCGCGAACTGCTCTACTACAACGTCGGCAACCCGAGCCCCGACTTCAACGGCACCGTCAGACCGGGCCCGAACAAGAACACCTGTTCGACGCTGTGTGTCGATCCCCACGACGGCGAGATCCGGTGGGCCCACCAGGAGTCGGCCCACGACATCTGGGACTACGACTCGGCCAGCCAGCGGATGATCATCCGCGACCTCGATATCGACCACCTCGATTACACCGGTGACGTGGTCTACAACGGCGGCAAAACGTCGTGGACGTACACGATGGAGCCCGAAACCGGCAAGCTCCTCGTGCGCGGCCAGCCGATGACCCAGCAGATCAACATGATGACGATGGTGCCCCACGTCGAGGAGGAGCGCGACTACGTGATGCTGCCGGGCCTCCTCGGAGGTCACGACTGGCAGCCCCCGACGTACTGCCCCGAGACGGGGCTCGCCTATCACAAGACGCTCAACACGCCCCACGAGATCTACTGGCGCAACGAGGAGTACAAACCGGGCGAGAAGTTCTGGGGCGGGATCGTCGACGTGGAGCCGGACGAGGAGCTCGTTCCCGACGAGTACAACGGCCACATCAGCGCGATCGTGGCCGTCGATCCGGCCACCGGCAAGGTCGAGTGGCGCGACTGGATCGACAGCGACCGCTACCTCTGGGGCGGGACGATGTCGACCGCTTCCGGACTCCTCTTCGCCGGTACGCAGAACGGGGACGTGATCGCTTACGACGGCGAGACCGGCGAGCGCCTCTGGGAGTACGACGTCAGCAATAAGGCGGTCAGCGGCGACCCGGTGAGTTGGTACGACCCGGGTGCAGAAAAGCAGTATATCGCCATTCAGGTCGGCGGTAGCGGCTTCGTCGGGCGCGGGCCGCGCGGCGACCAGCTCGTCGTGTTCTCGCTGTCGGCGTGA